Proteins from a single region of Kwoniella newhampshirensis strain CBS 13917 chromosome 10 map unlocalized Ctg15, whole genome shotgun sequence:
- a CDS encoding biotin synthase yields the protein MALSTRSIRPSLLAPAIRNARGHAVAVDPPYLPPSPSVQQTQQRRWVDGDVRHDWRRSEIQKIFDGPLMETIFRAATVHRMHQDASRIQLCTLMNIKTGGCTEDCKYCSQSSSYKTPTKASRLVDIEPVLQAAREAKANGSTRFCMGAAWRDLAGKKSGFEKILKMVTEVRGMGMEVCTTLGMLSPEQAIRLKQAGLSAYNHNLDTSREFYPEVVTSRSYDERLATIDAVRDAGISVCSGGILGLGEQDEDRVGLIHEVSRMSQHPESFPVNTLVPIEGTPLEKNDPVAVHTVLRTIATARIVLPKTIIRLAAGRHTFSEVEQAMAFMAGANAIFTGEKMLTTPCSGWDEDKSMLGRWGLRGQRSFEDKESLDVSGLQSEKATSATL from the exons ATGGCTCTCTCAACCCGTTCTATCCGACCATCACTCCTCGCTCCGGCCATCCGCAACGCCCGAGGCCATGCAGTAGCTGTCGACCCACCTTACCTcccaccttctccctccgTTCAGCAGACTCAACAGAGACGATGGGTCGACGGCGACGTCAGACACGACTGGAGACGTAGCGAGATCCAAAAGATCTTTGATGGACCTCTGATGGAGACCATCTTCAGGGCT GCTACAGTTCATAGGATGCATCAGGATGCTTCAAGGATTCAGCTTTGTACCCTCATGAACATCAAGA CTGGAGGATGTACCGAAGACTGCAAATACTGCTCCCAATCTTCATCATACAAAACCCCCACAAAAGCTTCCCGACTAGTCGACATTGAGCCTGTCCTGCAAGCCGCGAGAGAGGCAAAGGCCAACGGTTCCACTCGATTCTGTATGGGTGCCGCTTGGAGAGATCTGGCAGGAAAAAAGTCTGGGTTTGAAAAGATCTTGAAAATGGTCACCGAAGTTCGAGGAATGGGTatggagg TCTGCACCACACTCGGAATGCTCTCCCCCGAACAAGCAATCAGGCTGAAGCAAGCAGGTCTGAGCGCCTATAACCATAACCTTGACACCTCCCGAGAGTTCTATCCGGAG GTCGTCACATCTCGAAGCTATGATGAACGACTGGCCACCATCGATGCTGTCCGGGATGCTGGTATCTCGGTCTGTTCCGGTGGGATTTTGGGTCTAGGAGAacaggatgaggatcgaGTCGGGTTGATCCATGAGGTGTCAAG GATGTCCCAACACCCCGAGTCCTTCCCGGTGAACACGCTTGTCCCCATCGAAGGTACCCCtttggagaagaacgac CCGGTCGCTGTTCACACTGTTCTTCGAACCATCGCTACCGCCCGTATCGTTCTTCCTAAGACTATCATTCGACTGGCAGCCGGTCGACACACCTTCTCCGAGGTCGAGCAGGCCATGGCCTTCATGGCCGGTGCCAATGCCATCTTCACCGGCGAGAAGATGCTCACCACTCCTTGCTCAGGATGGGACGAGGACAAGTCGATGCTCGGTCGATGGGGTCTTCGAGGTCAACGAAGCttcgaggacaaggagagtCTCGATGTTTCTGGTTTGCAAAGCGAGAAAGCAACCAGTGCCACCCTTTAG